The following are encoded together in the Saliniramus fredricksonii genome:
- a CDS encoding DUF488 domain-containing protein, with protein sequence MTMIFTIGYEGTDIERFVATLETAGIRQLADVRAVAVSRKKGFSKTKLSARLAVAGIRYAHFRALGDPKPGREAARAGRHAEFLKIYTNHLRLYESQDALENLADYVADEPTCLLCYERDPATCHRLIVAERIGERLSAEVFHLFADKLEKYGQHASAIPRPDPRKGLAAAE encoded by the coding sequence ATGACGATGATCTTTACGATCGGCTATGAGGGCACCGATATCGAGCGCTTCGTGGCAACGCTGGAAACAGCGGGTATCCGCCAACTCGCGGATGTGCGTGCCGTTGCGGTTTCGCGCAAGAAGGGTTTTTCGAAGACAAAGCTGTCGGCGCGTCTCGCTGTGGCTGGCATCCGCTACGCCCATTTTCGCGCGCTCGGCGATCCGAAGCCGGGGCGGGAAGCCGCGCGCGCCGGGCGCCATGCAGAATTCTTGAAAATCTATACGAATCACCTTAGGTTGTATGAATCGCAGGATGCACTCGAGAATCTTGCGGATTATGTCGCCGATGAGCCGACCTGCCTGCTCTGCTATGAGCGCGATCCGGCAACCTGCCACCGCCTGATCGTCGCCGAGCGGATCGGCGAGCGCTTGTCGGCGGAGGTCTTTCATCTGTTTGCGGACAAGTTGGAAAAATACGGCCAACATGCTTCAGCAATCCCGCGCCCTGATCCTCGTAAAG